The Dermacentor albipictus isolate Rhodes 1998 colony chromosome 2, USDA_Dalb.pri_finalv2, whole genome shotgun sequence genome has a segment encoding these proteins:
- the LOC135915934 gene encoding E3 ubiquitin-protein ligase MARCHF3-like codes for MSRCIAIESSQNACLGSRGMAPVPPAQSRASAVYSDAADPPANSVSSTVGTTAVPSLTTLAATVVLPMEDLVTTESSGKEHFGSDSSARMGEAFHDPCTVYEIEQPRPMSLDSVSLSSDGAPTCRICFFGAGREPLLEPCHCRGTIGFVHRECLELWIRRTVNPQCHVCHFQYTVKKEVKPAWRLLSDAEARRPVLGYLVLGTLFVISTAFVFSLAWLYAVRLPARVGNNMAAVVVVLLSVLHFLWLYFPFVSFVYSVRAYKKWRRSSASLKLVLGAGENRRRLWSFFGSQRAGKGTQEPEISSGSAQ; via the exons ATGAGTCGCTGCATCGCGATAGAGAGCTCCCAAAACGCGTGCCTCGGCAGCCGCGGCATGGCGCCGGTTCCGCCCGCACAGTCTCGAGCCTCCGCCGTCTACTCGGACGCGGCGGATCCTCCGGCTAATTCCGTCTCTTCCACGGTGGGAACCACGGCGGTGCCTTCCTTGACCACTCTTGCTGCGACCGTGGTGCTTCCGATGGAAGACCTGGTCACCACCGAGTCGTCCGGGAAGGAGCACTTCGGCTCAGACTCGTCTGCCCGGATGGGCGAGGCTTTCCACGACCCCTGCACGGTGTACGAGATCGAGCAGCCGCGTCCAATGTCGCTCGACTCGGTCAGCCTGAGCAGCGACGGCGCACCCACGTGCCGCATATGCTTCTTCGGAGCCGGGAGAGAGCCGCTGCTCGAGCCGTGCCATTGCCGTG GAACAATCGGATTCGTCCACAGGGAGTGCCTTGAGTTGTGGATTCGGCGCACGGTGAACCCCCAGTGCCACGTCTGCCACTTCCAGTATACTGTCAAAAAGGAAGTAAAG CCGGCATGGCGCTTGCTGTCGGACGCTGAAGCCCGCCGCCCAGTGCTCGGTTACCTGGTACTGGGAACTCTCTTCGTGATCAGCACTGCCTTCGTTTTTTCTCTGGCCTGGTTGTACGCGGTGCGCCTTCCTGCCCGGGTAGGAAATAACATGGCCGCCGTGGTCGTAGTGCTGCTTTCAGTGCTGCACTTCCTGTGGCTCTATTTTCCCTTCGTCAGCTTCGT GTACTCTGTCAGAGCGTACAAGAAATGGCGACGGAGCAGCGCCTCCTTGAAGCTCGTGCTGGGAGCCGGCGAAAACAGGAGGCGACTCTGGTCATTCTTCGGCTCCCAACGGGCCGGCAAGGGAACCCAAGAACCCGAGATCTCCTCTGGCAGCGCTCAATGA